The following are encoded in a window of Candidatus Fluviicola riflensis genomic DNA:
- a CDS encoding amino acid dehydrogenase, giving the protein MKQLLEQFENKRPEIVFEWKDAETEAEGWVVINSLRGGAAGGGTRMRSGLDKREVESLAKTMEVKFTVAGPPIGGAKSGINFDPKDPRKEGVLRRWYAAVTPLLKHYYGTGGDLNVDEIHEVIPFTEDCGVWHPQEGVFNGHFQPREAQKINRIGQLRNGVLKVIEDTQFSPDVARKYVVADMITGYGVAQSVAHFYDIWGGSIKGKRVIVQGWGNVGSAGAYYLAQQGATIVGIIDRVGGLINENGFTLEEIRSLFLTKNGNELVHPDLLSFEEVNAKIWDVKADVFIPCAASRLITQEQVDRMVKAGVEVISAGANVPFADQAIFFGPIADYADNHLSVIPDFISNCGMARVFAYLMSNDLKQITDKGIFEDTSSIIREALVKTHAINSGKTNIAKTAFEIALKQLV; this is encoded by the coding sequence ATGAAACAACTTCTCGAACAATTTGAAAATAAGCGCCCGGAAATCGTCTTTGAATGGAAAGATGCCGAAACGGAGGCTGAAGGTTGGGTTGTCATTAACTCTTTGCGCGGTGGCGCTGCCGGCGGTGGTACACGCATGCGTTCAGGGCTTGACAAACGGGAAGTGGAATCGTTGGCCAAAACAATGGAAGTGAAATTCACCGTTGCCGGACCTCCGATCGGTGGTGCGAAATCAGGTATTAATTTTGACCCGAAAGATCCGCGTAAGGAAGGTGTTTTGCGCAGATGGTATGCCGCAGTGACACCACTCCTGAAACATTATTATGGTACAGGCGGCGATTTGAATGTGGATGAAATTCATGAAGTGATTCCGTTTACAGAAGATTGTGGTGTGTGGCATCCGCAGGAAGGTGTTTTTAACGGCCATTTTCAACCGCGTGAAGCACAGAAAATCAACCGGATTGGTCAGCTGAGAAACGGAGTATTGAAAGTTATCGAAGACACACAATTCTCTCCTGATGTAGCCCGTAAATATGTTGTTGCAGATATGATTACCGGATACGGTGTAGCGCAATCGGTTGCTCATTTCTATGATATCTGGGGCGGTTCCATCAAAGGAAAACGCGTCATTGTTCAGGGATGGGGAAATGTAGGCTCTGCAGGTGCTTATTATCTGGCGCAGCAAGGAGCTACGATTGTCGGGATTATTGACCGTGTTGGCGGATTGATCAACGAAAACGGGTTTACTTTAGAAGAAATACGTAGTCTTTTCCTGACTAAAAACGGCAATGAGCTGGTTCATCCGGACTTGCTTTCATTCGAAGAAGTGAATGCAAAAATCTGGGATGTGAAAGCAGATGTGTTTATTCCATGTGCTGCATCGCGATTGATTACCCAGGAACAGGTTGACCGAATGGTGAAAGCCGGCGTGGAAGTGATTTCTGCCGGAGCGAATGTACCGTTTGCCGATCAGGCTATTTTCTTCGGTCCAATTGCCGATTACGCGGATAATCATCTTTCAGTGATTCCTGATTTTATTTCCAACTGTGGAATGGCACGCGTTTTTGCCTACCTGATGAGTAACGACCTGAAACAAATCACCGACAAAGGTATTTTTGAAGATACCAGCTCAATCATTCGTGAAGCATTGGTGAAAACACATGCTATCAACAGCGGAAAGACCAATATTGCGAAGACGGCATTTGAAATAGCGCTGAAGCAATTGGTTTGA
- a CDS encoding SAM-dependent methyltransferase, which translates to MERQIITTADGSKTIFLPEWNEHYHSSHGALQEAQHVFIHHGLHLLTSDYITVLEMGFGTGLNALLTFFSSEKRNQYVHYIGIEAFPPSEEEIAAMDYARFASDSTSAEIYQDMHATAWNTPAPISEHFVLEKQFCDLHNATVAPETVDLVYFDAFGPRVQPELWTQDVFQRIYDWLVPGGILVTYCAKGQVKRDLKAVGFLIESLPGPPGKREMTRARKP; encoded by the coding sequence GTGGAGCGACAAATCATAACAACGGCCGACGGTTCAAAAACCATCTTTCTTCCCGAGTGGAATGAACATTATCATTCATCGCACGGAGCGTTACAAGAGGCACAACATGTATTCATTCACCATGGTTTACATTTGCTGACGTCAGATTATATTACGGTGTTGGAAATGGGCTTCGGAACCGGATTAAATGCCCTGCTGACGTTCTTTTCGTCGGAAAAACGCAATCAATATGTTCATTATATCGGTATTGAAGCTTTTCCGCCCAGCGAAGAAGAAATTGCCGCGATGGATTATGCCCGATTTGCTTCAGATTCTACATCGGCGGAAATATACCAAGATATGCATGCAACTGCGTGGAATACCCCCGCTCCGATTTCAGAACATTTTGTGCTGGAAAAACAGTTTTGTGATCTTCACAACGCAACTGTAGCTCCCGAAACGGTTGACCTGGTATATTTTGATGCTTTCGGGCCACGTGTACAACCAGAATTATGGACACAGGATGTTTTTCAGCGCATTTACGATTGGCTGGTCCCGGGAGGTATCCTTGTAACATATTGTGCCAAAGGCCAGGTAAAGCGCGATTTAAAAGCGGTAGGATTTTTGATAGAATCATTGCCTGGTCCGCCGGGAAAACGTGAAATGACCCGCGCACGAAAACCTTGA
- a CDS encoding acyl-CoA dehydrogenase, producing MNFELTEEQKAVRDAARDFAQNVLKPGVIDRDREQRFPTEEIKQLGQLGFMGMMVDPKYGGGGMDTMSYVLAMEEISKVDASTSVCMSVNNSLVCWGLEKFGNEEQKEKFLVPLATGEKIGAFCLSEPEAGSDATSQRTTAIDMGDYYLLNGTKNWITNGSTASTYIVIAQTNAELGHRGINALIVERGMEGFIVGAKEDKLGIRGSDTHTLMFNDVKVPKANRIGEDGFGFKFAMKTLSGGRIGIASQALGIAGGGLELSIAYSKERKAFGKEIYKHQAIAFKLADMATEIEAARLLVYRAAADKDAGRNFDQSSAMAKLYASKVAMEQTIEAVQIHGGYGYVKEYHVERLMRDAKITQIYEGTSEVQKIVISRGVLAD from the coding sequence ATGAATTTTGAATTGACAGAAGAACAAAAAGCTGTGCGTGATGCTGCTCGCGACTTTGCACAAAATGTACTGAAACCGGGTGTGATAGACCGTGACCGTGAGCAACGCTTTCCAACAGAAGAGATCAAACAGCTGGGGCAGCTTGGTTTCATGGGAATGATGGTTGATCCGAAATATGGTGGTGGTGGTATGGACACGATGTCGTACGTGTTGGCAATGGAAGAAATTTCCAAGGTAGATGCGTCAACTTCGGTTTGTATGTCTGTAAATAACTCGCTTGTCTGCTGGGGATTGGAAAAATTCGGAAATGAAGAGCAAAAAGAAAAATTCCTTGTTCCGTTAGCTACAGGTGAAAAAATCGGCGCATTTTGTTTGTCAGAACCTGAAGCAGGATCGGATGCCACTTCACAGCGTACTACCGCGATTGATATGGGTGATTATTACCTGCTAAACGGGACTAAAAACTGGATCACGAACGGCTCAACCGCATCAACGTATATCGTAATTGCTCAAACCAACGCCGAACTCGGCCATCGCGGTATCAACGCTTTGATCGTTGAGCGTGGAATGGAAGGATTCATCGTAGGTGCGAAAGAAGATAAATTAGGGATCAGAGGAAGTGATACACATACATTGATGTTCAATGACGTGAAAGTACCGAAAGCAAATCGCATTGGTGAAGATGGTTTCGGCTTCAAATTCGCAATGAAAACGCTTTCCGGTGGTCGTATCGGAATTGCTTCCCAGGCTTTAGGAATTGCCGGTGGCGGATTGGAATTATCAATCGCTTATTCGAAAGAACGTAAGGCATTTGGAAAAGAAATCTACAAGCACCAGGCTATTGCTTTCAAATTAGCTGATATGGCTACGGAAATCGAGGCTGCTCGTTTGTTGGTGTATCGCGCTGCTGCAGATAAAGATGCAGGCCGCAACTTCGACCAATCTTCTGCGATGGCGAAATTGTATGCGTCAAAAGTAGCAATGGAACAAACTATTGAAGCCGTTCAGATTCACGGTGGATACGGATATGTGAAAGAATATCACGTAGAACGTTTGATGCGCGATGCGAAGATTACACAGATCTATGAAGGAACGTCTGAAGTTCAGAAAATCGTGATTTCGAGAGGTGTTTTGGCTGATTGA
- a CDS encoding TonB-dependent receptor, producing MKTKFLVGTLLCLLNMNLSAQTQTVRGVVVDKIAQSPIPGATIVVLNLEPVIHSQSDEEGKFNLSTVPVGNQSFLITYSGYKEVILQNIPVNAGKELVLTVNMEEEIDDLDEVVVTAKVEKNKPLNELSTVSTRTFSVEETQRFAAAVNDPARMASSFAGVVTAGDGNNHISIRGNSPNGLLWRMEGVEIPNPNHFSNVGTSGGGISILSSQLLSNSDFSTGAFASEYGNALSGVFDLRLRKGNNEKREYTVQLGLLGMDIAAEGPFKKGYDGSYLINYRYSTLSLLGEIGVPLGDAITNFQDLSFNLFLPTKRLGKFTVFGFGGLSYQTTESSQDTLRWEEDSFYRMNTNFYSNTGAVGVTNMKLFKNQSYLKTALVFSGTENGYEQDELQYDLITLKRDYEQRFLQNKITLSSVYTWKINAKNNIRTGFILNQLGYGLEQRSMEDTNVLITQISESGNTQTIQGFFQWNAHLSEKLTTNVGMHYLQLLLNNSTAFEPRASLKYDFNQKHHATLGYGLHSQLQPIGIYFTEQNQNGVVTQPNKNLKLSKAHHLVVGYDWVMNEHSHVKTEIYYQHLFNVPISTDPTSTYSILNSTDGFPTEQLTNKGLGRNYGLELTYERFLFKNFYYLLSSSLYESKYKAADGNWYDSRFNTNYAVTLTMGKEWPMDRKGKNRTLGFNIKSVYVGGFRYTPIDLNASIAAGETRFVDAETFSKRTPDYYRLDIRFSLKRNYKKLTSTFAIDIQNTTNRKNVGGQYFDENTGEAKYFYQTPLIPIVSYRLEF from the coding sequence GTCATTCATTCACAAAGTGACGAAGAAGGTAAATTCAATCTATCAACTGTTCCTGTGGGCAATCAATCCTTTCTGATCACATATTCAGGTTACAAGGAAGTCATTCTGCAAAATATCCCCGTAAATGCCGGAAAAGAATTGGTGCTTACCGTAAATATGGAAGAAGAAATCGATGATCTGGATGAGGTGGTTGTAACGGCGAAAGTGGAAAAAAATAAACCGCTCAACGAACTTTCAACCGTAAGCACACGCACTTTTTCGGTGGAAGAAACCCAGCGTTTTGCAGCTGCGGTGAATGATCCTGCACGCATGGCGTCTTCATTTGCGGGCGTTGTAACAGCTGGTGACGGCAACAATCATATTTCGATTCGCGGTAATTCACCCAACGGTTTGCTTTGGCGCATGGAAGGTGTGGAAATTCCCAATCCCAATCACTTCTCCAATGTGGGAACGTCAGGCGGGGGAATTTCCATTCTCAGTTCGCAATTATTGAGCAATTCCGATTTTTCGACAGGTGCGTTCGCCTCCGAATACGGAAATGCACTTTCAGGAGTGTTTGATCTGCGCTTAAGGAAAGGAAACAATGAAAAGCGCGAATACACGGTTCAACTCGGTTTACTGGGAATGGATATTGCTGCTGAAGGTCCGTTCAAAAAAGGCTACGACGGTTCTTACCTGATCAATTACCGGTATTCGACATTGAGTTTATTGGGAGAAATAGGCGTTCCGCTCGGTGATGCAATTACCAATTTCCAGGATTTATCGTTTAATCTTTTCCTGCCGACAAAACGTCTTGGAAAATTCACCGTTTTCGGTTTCGGCGGCCTGAGTTATCAAACTACGGAATCGTCGCAGGACACATTGCGCTGGGAAGAAGATTCGTTTTACCGCATGAATACCAATTTCTACAGTAACACCGGAGCAGTTGGTGTCACGAATATGAAACTGTTCAAAAACCAATCGTACCTCAAAACGGCTTTAGTATTTTCAGGAACCGAAAACGGTTATGAGCAAGACGAATTGCAATATGATCTCATTACCTTGAAACGCGATTACGAACAGCGTTTTCTCCAAAATAAGATCACGCTTTCTTCGGTCTACACCTGGAAGATCAATGCTAAAAACAATATCCGCACCGGATTTATTCTCAATCAGCTTGGGTATGGATTGGAACAACGATCAATGGAAGATACCAATGTGCTGATTACGCAGATTTCTGAAAGTGGGAACACACAAACCATTCAGGGTTTTTTCCAGTGGAATGCTCACCTCTCAGAGAAATTAACCACCAATGTTGGAATGCATTATTTGCAATTGCTGCTTAACAATTCAACCGCTTTTGAACCACGCGCTTCGCTGAAATACGACTTCAATCAAAAACACCATGCAACGCTGGGGTATGGTCTGCACAGTCAATTACAACCAATTGGTATTTATTTCACGGAGCAAAATCAAAACGGGGTTGTTACTCAGCCGAATAAGAACTTAAAACTTAGCAAAGCACATCACCTGGTGGTTGGCTACGATTGGGTGATGAACGAGCATTCGCATGTAAAAACGGAGATTTATTATCAGCATTTGTTCAATGTGCCGATCAGTACCGATCCGACAAGTACGTATTCTATTCTTAATTCTACTGACGGTTTTCCCACTGAACAATTGACCAACAAAGGCTTGGGAAGAAACTATGGCTTGGAATTGACCTACGAACGGTTCTTGTTCAAGAATTTCTATTACTTGCTTTCATCGTCGTTGTATGAATCGAAATACAAAGCTGCCGACGGTAATTGGTACGATTCACGGTTCAATACGAACTATGCCGTTACACTTACAATGGGTAAAGAATGGCCAATGGATCGAAAAGGAAAAAACCGAACGCTTGGCTTCAATATTAAATCTGTTTACGTCGGTGGATTCCGCTACACACCAATCGACCTGAATGCTTCCATTGCAGCCGGAGAAACCCGGTTTGTTGATGCAGAGACTTTTAGTAAACGCACTCCTGATTATTATCGCCTGGACATCCGATTCAGCTTGAAACGCAATTACAAAAAACTGACTTCAACATTCGCTATCGATATTCAGAATACCACCAATCGCAAAAATGTGGGCGGACAATATTTTGATGAGAATACCGGTGAAGCAAAGTATTTCTACCAAACACCATTGATCCCGATTGTTAGTTATCGTTTGGAATTTTGA